The Triplophysa rosa linkage group LG15, Trosa_1v2, whole genome shotgun sequence genome has a segment encoding these proteins:
- the LOC130566097 gene encoding uncharacterized protein LOC130566097 isoform X1, which yields MDNEKCSLDGFELKTDGFDFKTILRHLLDQADELVMKSSEGLPMTSMDKISLPANGQYGPFKFSNMCVVDSSLMASYCCYLKTDQVRSLFGSHKILRAVMVFMGAKMYNEAKACWLFAQMDLYESSKIIITKANNTDTQQFEVNAWSEPTDHLNIFNELVLVKYHFDEDRNSPSACIFQVLSNILSTFEHLGDVRALGMNEHKPTLILVDINRRKDTTPPLIISDCYSRIYELQFLVMTRKSFHNHVIVGLLLSEWALYDDLKTDYDDFNPKSADFKEDFIILLAGYVNIPQDEPHDVPFGIAEEGRYGTRVFNPSRNQPKEHLD from the exons TCTTGACGGTTTTGAATTGAAAACTGACGGTTTTGATTTTAAAACCATTCTAAGGCATCTCCTAGATCAAG CAGATGAACTGGTGATGAAA AGTTCAGAAGGGTTGCCCATGACCTCTATGGACAAGATCTCTCTGCCAGCTAATGGTCAATATGGCCCATTCAAGTTCAGTAATATGTGTGTCGTTGATTCAAGTCTGATGGCCTCATattgttgttatttaaaaacgGATCAGGTTAGATCGCTTTTTGGCTCTCACAAAATACTGCGAGCAGTTATGGTTTTTATGGGTGCTAAAATGTATAATGAGGCCAAAGCATGTTGGTTGTTTGCACAAATGGATTTGTACGAGAGTTCCAAAATAATTATAACTAAAGCGAACAACACCGATACACAACAATTTGAAGTAAATGCTTGGAGTGAACCAACAGaccatttaaacatatttaatgaaCTTGTATTGGTCAAATATCATTTTGATGAGGACAGAAACAGCCCATCTGCATGTATTTTTCAAGTTCTCTCTAACATATTAAG cACATTTGAACACCTTGGAGATGTGCGTGCCTTGGGTATGAACGAGCACAAACCCACGCTCATTTTGGTGGATATAAATAGGCGCAAGGACACAACTCCACCCCTGATTATCTCTGATTGCTACAGCAG GATCTATGAACTACAGTTTCTAGTAATGACGCGAAAATCATTTCACAACCATGTCATTGTGGGTTTACTTCTCTCTGAATGGGCCCTCTATGATGATCTGAAGACAGACTATGATGATTTTAACCCTAAGAGTGCTGATTTTAAAGAGGATTTCATCATTCTCCTGGCTGGCTATGTCAACATACCACAGGATGAACCTCACGATG TGCCATTTGGCATTGCTGAAGAGGGAAGATACGGGACCAGAGTTTTCAACCCCTCTCGCAATCAACCAAAAGAGCACCTAGACTGA
- the LOC130566097 gene encoding uncharacterized protein LOC130566097 isoform X2: MDNEKCSLDGFELKTDGFDFKTILRHLLDQDELVMKSSEGLPMTSMDKISLPANGQYGPFKFSNMCVVDSSLMASYCCYLKTDQVRSLFGSHKILRAVMVFMGAKMYNEAKACWLFAQMDLYESSKIIITKANNTDTQQFEVNAWSEPTDHLNIFNELVLVKYHFDEDRNSPSACIFQVLSNILSTFEHLGDVRALGMNEHKPTLILVDINRRKDTTPPLIISDCYSRIYELQFLVMTRKSFHNHVIVGLLLSEWALYDDLKTDYDDFNPKSADFKEDFIILLAGYVNIPQDEPHDVPFGIAEEGRYGTRVFNPSRNQPKEHLD; the protein is encoded by the exons TCTTGACGGTTTTGAATTGAAAACTGACGGTTTTGATTTTAAAACCATTCTAAGGCATCTCCTAGATCAAG ATGAACTGGTGATGAAA AGTTCAGAAGGGTTGCCCATGACCTCTATGGACAAGATCTCTCTGCCAGCTAATGGTCAATATGGCCCATTCAAGTTCAGTAATATGTGTGTCGTTGATTCAAGTCTGATGGCCTCATattgttgttatttaaaaacgGATCAGGTTAGATCGCTTTTTGGCTCTCACAAAATACTGCGAGCAGTTATGGTTTTTATGGGTGCTAAAATGTATAATGAGGCCAAAGCATGTTGGTTGTTTGCACAAATGGATTTGTACGAGAGTTCCAAAATAATTATAACTAAAGCGAACAACACCGATACACAACAATTTGAAGTAAATGCTTGGAGTGAACCAACAGaccatttaaacatatttaatgaaCTTGTATTGGTCAAATATCATTTTGATGAGGACAGAAACAGCCCATCTGCATGTATTTTTCAAGTTCTCTCTAACATATTAAG cACATTTGAACACCTTGGAGATGTGCGTGCCTTGGGTATGAACGAGCACAAACCCACGCTCATTTTGGTGGATATAAATAGGCGCAAGGACACAACTCCACCCCTGATTATCTCTGATTGCTACAGCAG GATCTATGAACTACAGTTTCTAGTAATGACGCGAAAATCATTTCACAACCATGTCATTGTGGGTTTACTTCTCTCTGAATGGGCCCTCTATGATGATCTGAAGACAGACTATGATGATTTTAACCCTAAGAGTGCTGATTTTAAAGAGGATTTCATCATTCTCCTGGCTGGCTATGTCAACATACCACAGGATGAACCTCACGATG TGCCATTTGGCATTGCTGAAGAGGGAAGATACGGGACCAGAGTTTTCAACCCCTCTCGCAATCAACCAAAAGAGCACCTAGACTGA
- the LOC130566097 gene encoding uncharacterized protein LOC130566097 isoform X3: MTSMDKISLPANGQYGPFKFSNMCVVDSSLMASYCCYLKTDQVRSLFGSHKILRAVMVFMGAKMYNEAKACWLFAQMDLYESSKIIITKANNTDTQQFEVNAWSEPTDHLNIFNELVLVKYHFDEDRNSPSACIFQVLSNILSTFEHLGDVRALGMNEHKPTLILVDINRRKDTTPPLIISDCYSRIYELQFLVMTRKSFHNHVIVGLLLSEWALYDDLKTDYDDFNPKSADFKEDFIILLAGYVNIPQDEPHDVPFGIAEEGRYGTRVFNPSRNQPKEHLD; encoded by the exons ATGACCTCTATGGACAAGATCTCTCTGCCAGCTAATGGTCAATATGGCCCATTCAAGTTCAGTAATATGTGTGTCGTTGATTCAAGTCTGATGGCCTCATattgttgttatttaaaaacgGATCAGGTTAGATCGCTTTTTGGCTCTCACAAAATACTGCGAGCAGTTATGGTTTTTATGGGTGCTAAAATGTATAATGAGGCCAAAGCATGTTGGTTGTTTGCACAAATGGATTTGTACGAGAGTTCCAAAATAATTATAACTAAAGCGAACAACACCGATACACAACAATTTGAAGTAAATGCTTGGAGTGAACCAACAGaccatttaaacatatttaatgaaCTTGTATTGGTCAAATATCATTTTGATGAGGACAGAAACAGCCCATCTGCATGTATTTTTCAAGTTCTCTCTAACATATTAAG cACATTTGAACACCTTGGAGATGTGCGTGCCTTGGGTATGAACGAGCACAAACCCACGCTCATTTTGGTGGATATAAATAGGCGCAAGGACACAACTCCACCCCTGATTATCTCTGATTGCTACAGCAG GATCTATGAACTACAGTTTCTAGTAATGACGCGAAAATCATTTCACAACCATGTCATTGTGGGTTTACTTCTCTCTGAATGGGCCCTCTATGATGATCTGAAGACAGACTATGATGATTTTAACCCTAAGAGTGCTGATTTTAAAGAGGATTTCATCATTCTCCTGGCTGGCTATGTCAACATACCACAGGATGAACCTCACGATG TGCCATTTGGCATTGCTGAAGAGGGAAGATACGGGACCAGAGTTTTCAACCCCTCTCGCAATCAACCAAAAGAGCACCTAGACTGA
- the ccn2a gene encoding CCN family member 2a, which produces MISGMTLRVVSLLCLTFLRWATALECSGQCQCPDTPPQCPPGDSLVLDPCGCCRVCAKQLGELCTERDVCDIHKGLYCDYGSPSGRRIGVCTAREGATCVFNGMVYRSGESFQSSCKYQCTCLDGAVGCVPLCGMDIRLPSPDCPMPRRVKVPGKCCEEWVCDSPHQNTFVGSALAAYREEETYGPDPSMMRENCLVQTTEWSACSKTCGLGISTRVTNDNRECRLEKQSRLCMVRPCESHLEEKIRKGKKCIRTPRLSKPMKFEISGCTTTKSYRPKFCGVCTDGRCCTPHRTTTLPMEFKCPDGQVMKKQMMFIKTCACHYNCPGENDIFESMYYKKMLGDMA; this is translated from the exons ATGATTTCTGGGATGACTTTGAGAGTGGTTTCTCTGCTGTGCCTGACCTTCTTGAGATGG GCTACAGCTCTGGAGTGCAGTGGACAATGCCAGTGCCCCGATACGCCTCCCCAGTGTCCGCCCGGCGATAGCCTGGTACTGGACCCCTGTGGATGCTGCCGAGTGTGTGCCAAGCAGTTGGGCGAGCTGTGCACCGAGCGAGACGTCTGTGACATTCACAAAGGCCTTTACTGTGACTACGGCTCCCCGAGCGGCCGTCGCATCGGAGTTTGCACAG CAAGGGAAGGTGCCACCTGTGTGTTTAACGGAATGGTGTATCGCAGCGGCGAGTCCTTCCAGAGCAGCTGCAAATACCAGTGCACGTGCCTGGACGGCGCCGTGGGTTGCGTGCCACTTTGCGGGATGGACATCAGACTACCCAGTCCTGACTGCCCGATGCCACGAAGAGTGAAGGTGCCAGGGAAGTGTTGCGAGGAGTGGGTGTGCGATTCCCCTCACCAGAACACCTTTGTGGGCTCAGCTCTGGCAG CTTACAGAGAGGAGGAAACATACGGGCCTGACCCCTCCATGATGCGAGAGAACTGTCTGGTCCAGACCACAGAATGGAGCGCATGCTCAAAGACATGTGGCTTGGGAATCTCTACCCGCGTCACTAATGACAACCGAGAGTGTCGTCTGGAGAAGCAGTCTCGCCTCTGCATGGTCCGCCCCTGCGAGTCACATCTGGAAGAGAAAATTAGG AAAGGGAAAAAGTGCATCCGTACCCCTCGTCTCTCCAAGCCCATGAAGTTCGAGATTTCCGGCTGCACTACCACCAAGTCCTACAGGCCCAAGTTCTGCGGCGTCTGCACCGACGGTCGCTGCTGCACCCCTCACCGAACCACCACCCTGCCCATGGAGTTCAAGTGCCCAGACGGCCAAGTCATGAAGAAGCAGATGATGTTCATCAAGACCTGCGCATGCCACTACAACTGCCCAGGGGAGAATGACATCTTTGAGTCCATGTATTACAAGAAGATGCTCGGTGACATGGCGTAA